In Maridesulfovibrio sp., the following proteins share a genomic window:
- a CDS encoding rhodanese-like domain-containing protein, producing the protein MNMTKKLMVLLASAAIVVCVVANAFAMKEEYNYMSPASLQNAIEAKADIAIVDIQVADEFKEHHIKGAIETGAYPVKTDVDTQKLDKTLADLKSSTKPIVVICPRGKGGAERTVDYFAKNGIAPYRLFILTEGQGDWPYAVEKN; encoded by the coding sequence ATGAACATGACAAAAAAATTGATGGTACTGCTGGCCAGTGCGGCAATTGTCGTTTGTGTTGTTGCCAACGCTTTCGCAATGAAAGAAGAATACAACTACATGAGCCCTGCGTCATTGCAAAACGCAATTGAAGCTAAAGCCGACATTGCCATCGTGGATATTCAGGTCGCTGACGAATTTAAGGAACACCACATAAAAGGAGCCATTGAGACTGGTGCCTATCCGGTTAAAACTGACGTTGACACACAAAAACTGGACAAAACACTGGCTGACCTCAAAAGCTCAACTAAACCGATCGTAGTCATCTGCCCACGCGGTAAAGGTGGAGCAGAAAGGACAGTGGATTATTTCGCCAAAAACGGAATTGCCCCATACCGTCTGTTCATCCTTACTGAAGGACAGGGCGACTGGCCCTACGCAGTTGAAAAGAACTAA